From the genome of Mustela lutreola isolate mMusLut2 chromosome 16, mMusLut2.pri, whole genome shotgun sequence, one region includes:
- the LRFN1 gene encoding leucine-rich repeat and fibronectin type III domain-containing protein 1: protein MAPGPFTSALLSPPPAALPFLLLLWAGASRGQPCPGRCICQNVAPTLTMLCAKTGLLFVPPAIDRRVVELRLTDNFIAAVRRRDFANMTSLVHLTLSRNTIGQVAAGAFADLRALRALHLDSNRLAEVRGDQLRGLGNLRHLILGNNQIRRVESAAFDAFLSTVEDLDLSYNNLEALPWEAVGQMVNLNTLTLDHNLIDHIAEGTFVQLHKLVRLDMTSNRLHKLPPDGLFLRSQGAGPKPPTPLTVSFGGNPLHCNCELLWLRRLTREDDLETCATPEHLTDRYFWSIPEEEFLCEPPLITRQAGGRALVVEGQAVSLRCRAVGDPEPVVHWVAPDGRLLGNSSRTRVRGDGTLDVTITTLRDSGTFTCIASNAAGEATAPVEVCVVPLPLMAPPPAAPPPLTEPGSSDIATPGRPGANESAAERRLVAAELTSNSVLIRWPAQRPVPGIRMYQVQYNSSVDDSLVYRMIPSTSQTFLVNDLAAGRAYDLCVLAVYDDGATALPATRVVGCVQFTTAGDPAPCRPLRAHFLGGTMIIAIGGVIVASVLVFIVLLMIRYKVYGDGDGRRVKGTSRSPPRVSHVCSQTNGAGASQAAPPPAQDRYEALREVASPAAAAVAVEAKATAAETATAEPETVLGRSLGGSATSLCLLPSEETSGEECRAAAGPRRSRSGALGPPASAPPTLALVPGGAPARPRPQQRYSFDGDYGALFQSHSYPRRARRTKRHRSTPHLDGAGGGAAGEDGDLGLGSARARLAFTSTEWMLESTV, encoded by the exons ATGGCTCCGGGCCCCTTCACCTCGGCGCTCCTCTCGCCGCCGCCTGCTGCCCTGCCCTTTCTGCTGCTGCTCTGGGCTGGGGCATCCCGTGGTCAGCCCTGCCCCGGCCGCTGCATCTGCCAGAACGTGGCGCCCACGCTGACCATGCTGTGCGCCAAGACTGGCCTGCTCTTCGTGCCGCCGGCCATCGACCGGCGCGTGGTGGAGCTGCGGCTCACGGACAACTTCATTGCGGCTGTCCGCCGCAGGGACTTCGCCAACATGACCAGCCTGGTGCACCTCACCCTGTCCCGCAACACCATCGGCCAAGTGGCCGCTGGCGCCTTCGCCGACCTCCGCGCCCTCCGCGCCCTGCACCTGGACAGCAACCGCCTGGCGGAGGTGCGCGGGGACCAGCTCCGCGGCCTGGGCAACCTCCGCCACCTGATCCTTGGCAACAACCAGATCCGCCGGGTGGAGTCTGCTGCCTTTGATGCCTTCCTCTCCACCGTGGAGGACCTGGATCTGTCCTACAACAACCTCGAGGCCCTGCCGTGGGAGGCTGTGGGCCAGATGGTGAACCTGAACACCCTCACGCTGGACCACAATCTCATCGACCACATCGCTGAAGGGACCTTCGTGCAGCTGCACAAACTGGTTCGCCTGGACATGACCTCCAACCGCCTCCATAAACTGCCCCCCGATGGCCTCTTCCTGCGGTCCCAGGGTGCGGGGCCGAAGCCGCCCACGCCGCTCACGGTCAGCTTTGGCGGCAACCCGCTGCACTGCAATTGCGAGCTGCTCTGGCTGCGGCGGCTAACCCGGGAAGACGACCTGGAGACATGCGCCACTCCCGAGCACCTCACCGACCGCTACTTCTGGTCCATCCCAGAAGAGGAGTTCCTGTGCGAACCGCCGCTCATCACGCGGCAGGCGGGGGGACGGGCCCTGGTGGTGGAGGGCCAGGCGGTCAGCCTGCGGTGCCGCGCCGTGGGGGACCCCGAACCCGTGGTGCACTGGGTCGCGCCCGACGGGCGGCTGCTGGGGAACTCAAGCCGGACCCGGGTGCGGGGGGACGGGACGCTGGATGTAACCATCACCACCTTACGGGACAGTGGCACCTTCACCTGCATTGCCTCCAATGCCGCCGGGGAAGCCACGGCACCTGTGGAGGTGTGCGTGGTGCCCCTGCCTCTGATGGCGCCCCCGCCGGCAGCCCCGCCACCTCTCACCGAGCCTGGCTCTTCTGACATAGCGACACCCGGCCGCCCTGGTGCCAACGAGTCCGCTGCTGAGCGCCGGCTCGTGGCGGCGGAGCTGACCTCGAACTCGGTGCTCATCCGCTGGCCCGCCCAGAGGCCTGTACCCGGAATCCGCATGTACCAGGTCCAGTACAACAGCTCCGTGGATGACTCCCTGGTCTACAG gatgaTCCCATCCACCAGCCAGACCTTCCTGGTGAATGATCTGGCAGCGGGTCGCGCCTATGATCTGTGCGTGCTGGCTGTCTATGACGATGGGGCCACAGCACTGCCGGCCACTCGAGTGGTGGGCTGCGTGCAGTTTACTACCGCTGGGGATCCTGCACCTTGCCGCCCACTGAGGGCCCATTTCTTGGGCGGTACCATGATCATCGCCATCGGGGGCGTCATCGTCGCATCGGTCCTCGTCTTCATCGTTCTGCTCATGATCCGCTATAAGGTCTATGGCGACGGGGATGGCCGCCGTGTCAAGGGTACCTCCAGGTCGCCGCCGCGGGTCAGCCACGTTTGCTCACAGACCAACGGTGCAGGTGCATCGCAGGCCGCGCCCCCGCCGGCGCAAGACCGTTACGAGGCGCTGCGGGAGGTGGCGTCCCCAGCTGCTGCCGCAGTGGCGGTCGAGGCCAAGGCCACCGCAGCTGAGACGGCTACCGCGGAGCCAGAGACCGTCCTTGGACGCTCCCTGGGCGGCTCGGCCACCTCGCTGTGCCTACTGCCGTCTGAGGAAACCTCTGGGGAGGAGTGTCGGGCAGCGGCGGGCCCTCGGAGGAGCCGTTCTGGGGCCCTGGGGCCGCCAGCTTCGGCGCCTCCCACTCTAGCTCTGGTTCCTGGGGGGGCCCCGGCTCGGCCGAGGCCGCAGCAGCGCTATTCGTTCGATGGGGACTACGGGGCACTCTTCCAGAGCCACAGTTACCCGCGCCGCGCCCGGCGGACAAAGCGCCACCGGTCCACGCCACACCTGGACGGGGCCGGAGGGGGCGCGGCCGGGGAGGACGGAGACCTGGGGCTGGGCTCCGCCAGGGCACGCCTGGCCTTTACCAGCACCGAGTGGATGCTGGAGAGTACCGTGTGA